Proteins encoded together in one Deinococcus hopiensis KR-140 window:
- the gnd gene encoding phosphogluconate dehydrogenase (NAD(+)-dependent, decarboxylating), which yields MKIGMIGLGKMGGNMVLRLTQGGQTVVGFDRNPENVALVEAGGAQGARTMDELVTALGEPGQRAVWVMVPAGAITQSVIDDLAGRFSPGDIIIDGGNSNFKDTMRRAGALAEKGIHLVDVGTSGGIWGLKEGYAMMVGGPEEAVERLRPVLEVLAPAADRGWGRMGPSGSGHYVKMVHNGIEYGMMQAYAEGFELMKAHEGFNLDMAQIAELWRHGSVVRSWLLDLTAEALKNQADFSQLSDYVADSGEGRWTIIDSIELGVPTPVITLATQMRFRSQQEVSYAGQMLSAMRRAFGGHAVKTLEVGKQEGLVPEVEPGQHPKVAAPENIPTTQGQGNGTPAEQLGETGQQRVTGEV from the coding sequence ATGAAAATCGGCATGATCGGGCTGGGCAAGATGGGCGGCAACATGGTGCTGCGCCTCACGCAGGGCGGGCAGACCGTGGTGGGCTTTGACCGCAACCCTGAGAACGTGGCGCTGGTGGAAGCTGGTGGGGCGCAGGGAGCCCGCACCATGGACGAGCTTGTCACAGCGCTGGGCGAGCCTGGGCAGCGGGCCGTATGGGTCATGGTGCCCGCCGGCGCCATTACCCAGAGCGTCATTGATGACCTCGCCGGACGCTTCTCACCGGGCGACATCATCATCGATGGGGGCAACTCCAACTTCAAAGACACCATGCGCCGGGCCGGGGCGCTGGCGGAAAAGGGGATTCACCTCGTGGACGTGGGCACCTCCGGAGGCATCTGGGGCCTCAAGGAGGGCTACGCGATGATGGTGGGCGGTCCGGAAGAAGCGGTGGAGCGGCTCCGCCCAGTGCTGGAGGTCCTCGCGCCCGCCGCTGACCGGGGCTGGGGCCGCATGGGGCCCTCGGGCAGCGGGCACTACGTCAAGATGGTGCACAACGGCATCGAGTACGGCATGATGCAGGCCTACGCCGAAGGCTTCGAGCTGATGAAGGCGCACGAGGGCTTCAACCTGGATATGGCCCAGATCGCCGAGTTGTGGCGGCACGGTTCGGTGGTGCGCTCATGGCTGCTCGACCTGACCGCAGAGGCGCTTAAAAACCAGGCTGACTTCTCGCAGCTCTCCGATTACGTGGCCGACTCGGGCGAGGGGCGCTGGACGATCATCGACTCCATCGAACTCGGGGTTCCCACGCCGGTGATCACGCTCGCCACGCAGATGCGCTTCCGCTCGCAGCAGGAGGTCAGCTACGCCGGGCAGATGCTTTCGGCCATGCGCCGCGCCTTTGGTGGGCACGCGGTCAAGACGTTGGAAGTCGGCAAGCAGGAGGGGCTGGTGCCCGAGGTGGAGCCTGGCCAGCACCCGAAGGTGGCCGCGCCGGAAAACATTCCCACCACCCAGGGCCAGGGCAACGGCACGCCTGCCGAACAGCTCGGCGAGACGGGGCAGCAGCGCGTGACGGGTGAGGTATGA
- the zwf gene encoding glucose-6-phosphate dehydrogenase, producing MTGGRKKKPAGQDGAGQAGPEQATRKPRKTRARTPGAGADGENPFRALMRRNRAPEPATLVIFGATGDLARRKLLPAVFGLWQDGLLGSAFNIVGVGRQEMTDEAFKDFAIEALKSSKETDAPQPGSLEKFRELLYYEFGDFGGDEVYSLVQKELDRAEEAHGGRKNALFYLSTPPSLFEPISNGLGRLGLDDESEGWRRIVIEKPFGRDLESARHLNDAIHKVWDESQVYRIDHYLGKETVQNLMAIRFGNAIFEPLWNRGYVDHVQITASEDLGLEGRAGYYEEAGVVRDMLQNHLMQLFALTAMEAPAAFDADAIRDEKVKVLRAVKPIPKGRVKQVAVRGQYGSGTMYGERVPGYREEPGVREGSSTPTYVAVKLEIDNWRWQGVPFYLRTGKRLPKKVTEIAVVFKRPPLGIFPGGLERNVLAFRIQPDEGVSLKFSSKTPGQEMVLREVVMDFRYDAFGAQLESPYSRLLLDALLGDATLFPREDEVDHAWQIVSGILEAWDGTKAPEFPNYPAGTWGPDAADELLGPDRRWRRL from the coding sequence ATGACCGGGGGGCGTAAGAAGAAGCCCGCCGGGCAAGACGGCGCGGGGCAGGCCGGACCCGAACAGGCCACCCGCAAGCCGCGCAAGACCCGCGCGCGTACGCCGGGGGCCGGAGCCGACGGTGAAAATCCCTTCCGTGCCCTGATGCGCCGCAACCGCGCTCCCGAACCCGCCACGCTGGTGATTTTCGGCGCGACCGGCGACCTTGCCCGTCGCAAGCTGCTGCCCGCCGTGTTCGGCCTGTGGCAGGACGGGCTGCTCGGGAGTGCTTTCAACATCGTCGGTGTGGGCCGTCAGGAGATGACGGACGAGGCGTTCAAGGACTTCGCCATCGAGGCCCTCAAGAGCAGTAAGGAAACGGACGCTCCCCAGCCGGGCAGCCTCGAGAAGTTCCGTGAACTGCTGTACTACGAGTTCGGCGACTTCGGTGGCGACGAGGTGTACAGCCTCGTGCAAAAGGAACTCGACCGGGCCGAAGAAGCGCACGGCGGACGCAAGAACGCCCTCTTTTACCTCTCCACCCCGCCCAGCCTCTTTGAGCCCATTTCCAATGGTCTAGGCCGCCTGGGGCTGGACGACGAGTCCGAGGGCTGGCGCCGCATCGTAATCGAGAAGCCCTTTGGCCGCGACCTGGAATCGGCGAGGCACCTCAATGACGCCATTCACAAGGTCTGGGACGAGTCGCAGGTCTACCGCATCGACCACTACCTCGGCAAGGAGACGGTGCAGAACCTGATGGCGATTCGCTTCGGCAACGCCATCTTCGAGCCACTGTGGAACCGGGGCTATGTGGACCACGTGCAGATCACGGCGAGCGAGGACCTGGGGCTGGAAGGCCGCGCCGGGTACTACGAGGAAGCCGGGGTGGTGCGCGATATGCTGCAAAACCACCTGATGCAGCTGTTTGCCCTCACGGCGATGGAAGCCCCCGCGGCCTTCGACGCCGACGCCATTCGCGACGAGAAGGTCAAGGTGCTGCGGGCGGTCAAGCCGATTCCGAAGGGCCGTGTCAAGCAGGTGGCCGTGCGAGGGCAGTACGGTTCCGGCACCATGTATGGCGAGCGGGTTCCCGGCTACCGCGAGGAACCCGGCGTGAGGGAAGGCAGCTCCACGCCCACCTACGTCGCCGTCAAGCTGGAGATCGACAACTGGCGCTGGCAGGGCGTGCCCTTTTACCTCCGCACAGGCAAGCGGCTGCCGAAAAAGGTCACCGAGATCGCCGTGGTCTTCAAGCGCCCGCCCCTGGGCATCTTCCCCGGTGGCCTGGAGCGCAACGTGCTCGCCTTCCGCATCCAGCCCGACGAGGGCGTGAGCCTGAAGTTCTCCTCCAAGACGCCCGGGCAGGAGATGGTGCTGCGCGAGGTGGTTATGGACTTCCGCTACGACGCCTTTGGCGCGCAGCTCGAAAGCCCATACTCCCGCCTGCTGCTCGACGCCCTGCTCGGCGACGCCACCCTCTTTCCCCGCGAGGACGAGGTGGACCACGCCTGGCAGATCGTATCTGGCATTCTCGAGGCCTGGGACGGTACGAAGGCCCCCGAGTTTCCCAACTACCCGGCGGGAACGTGGGGTCCGGACGCTGCAGACGAGTTGCTGGGTCCGGACCGGCGCTGGAGGCGGCTGTGA
- the pgl gene encoding 6-phosphogluconolactonase, with product MINACVFATPEQTAQAAAEAFVRVAQAAVAGQGAFHVALSGGSTPKLMYRALREMNDVPWEAVHIYFSDERSVGPDSPDSNYRLAQDELLAHVPVPASQIHRMEGERRPLEEAAHAYTALLPERLDVVLLGMGDDGHTASLFPGTEALAAGGRVAANWVPKLDTGRLTFSFAEINAARERWLLVTGAGKAGVLREVSLGQGEHPVAGVQDPVWYLDEAAAGQLGA from the coding sequence ATGATCAACGCCTGCGTTTTCGCCACCCCCGAACAGACCGCGCAGGCCGCCGCCGAAGCCTTTGTGCGGGTGGCCCAGGCGGCGGTCGCCGGGCAGGGGGCCTTTCACGTGGCCCTCTCCGGCGGCAGCACGCCGAAGCTGATGTACCGCGCCCTGCGGGAGATGAATGACGTGCCGTGGGAAGCCGTTCACATCTACTTCAGTGACGAGCGCAGCGTTGGGCCAGACAGCCCCGACAGCAACTACCGGCTGGCACAGGATGAGCTGCTCGCCCACGTGCCGGTGCCCGCGTCCCAGATTCACCGCATGGAAGGCGAGCGCCGTCCACTGGAAGAGGCGGCACACGCTTACACCGCTCTCCTTCCCGAGCGGCTGGACGTGGTGCTGCTGGGCATGGGCGACGACGGCCACACCGCCAGTCTCTTTCCGGGTACGGAGGCGCTGGCAGCGGGTGGGCGCGTGGCCGCCAACTGGGTACCAAAACTCGACACTGGGCGGCTGACCTTCTCCTTCGCCGAGATCAACGCCGCGCGTGAGCGCTGGCTACTCGTGACGGGCGCAGGCAAGGCGGGTGTGTTGCGTGAGGTGAGTCTCGGCCAGGGTGAGCATCCTGTGGCCGGTGTGCAGGACCCTGTGTGGTATCTGGACGAGGCGGCAGCGGGGCAACTGGGCGCGTAG
- a CDS encoding glucose-6-phosphate dehydrogenase assembly protein OpcA: MTYATDLRPFGPVETTVRRAQFAVDDLWAQTNVETRAYTGNIIALTVKKHLVRVEEALAGLEGRYAGRQIIGVMDAKPHPDVRVQASLVPQRGGLYIERLRLEADPEQLQGAILPLLRPATVNHVWWGADTKPGGVLLTELTDIADQVIADSLTLDIPPARHYALADLGWSRSAGWREALAQIFDSPDAARQLPNVTQLTVRYAGRNELPARLFAGWVADTLGWRDFGNVAFRGARCGRENGDLCGVELSGEGSVRFALAAESAEEGDVVRAVAQWGGMERVTEINVPRMSLAEGLGRVMARPERREVFERAWARARASLEAGK; the protein is encoded by the coding sequence ATGACCTACGCCACTGACCTCCGTCCTTTCGGCCCCGTGGAGACCACCGTACGGCGGGCGCAGTTCGCGGTGGATGACCTGTGGGCGCAGACGAACGTGGAGACGCGGGCGTATACGGGCAACATCATCGCGCTGACCGTCAAAAAGCATCTGGTGAGGGTGGAGGAGGCGCTGGCGGGTCTCGAAGGGCGCTATGCCGGTCGGCAGATCATCGGTGTGATGGACGCGAAGCCCCACCCGGACGTGCGGGTGCAGGCCAGTCTGGTGCCTCAGCGCGGCGGGCTGTACATCGAGCGGCTGCGGCTGGAGGCGGATCCCGAGCAGCTTCAGGGAGCGATCCTGCCCCTGCTGCGCCCGGCCACCGTCAACCACGTCTGGTGGGGTGCGGACACCAAACCGGGGGGCGTGCTGCTTACCGAACTGACCGACATCGCCGATCAGGTCATTGCCGACAGCCTCACGCTGGACATTCCCCCAGCGCGGCACTACGCCCTCGCGGACCTGGGCTGGAGCCGTTCGGCGGGCTGGCGCGAGGCGCTGGCGCAGATTTTCGACAGCCCTGACGCTGCGCGGCAGTTGCCAAACGTGACGCAGCTGACTGTGCGCTACGCGGGCCGCAACGAGCTTCCCGCCCGCCTCTTCGCCGGCTGGGTGGCCGATACGCTGGGCTGGCGCGACTTCGGGAACGTGGCCTTCCGTGGAGCGCGTTGTGGGCGGGAAAACGGGGACCTGTGCGGCGTGGAGCTGAGCGGCGAGGGCAGCGTGCGCTTTGCCCTGGCCGCCGAATCCGCCGAGGAGGGCGACGTGGTGCGCGCCGTGGCCCAGTGGGGCGGCATGGAGCGCGTTACCGAGATCAACGTGCCCCGCATGAGCCTCGCTGAGGGCCTGGGCCGCGTGATGGCCCGCCCTGAGCGCCGCGAGGTCTTCGAGCGGGCGTGGGCACGGGCCAGAGCCAGCCTGGAGGCAGGCAAATGA